From the Planctomycetota bacterium genome, one window contains:
- the uvrA gene encoding excinuclease ABC subunit UvrA produces the protein MALTHIRVRGAKEHNLKDLDLDIPRDQLVVVTGLSGSGKSTLAFDTIYAEGQRKYMESLSAYARQFLDQLQKPDVESIEGLPPTIAIEQRGSSHNPRSTVATTTEIYDYLRLLFARVGTPRCWHEEDSGKRCGQVIEAQSATQIVDHVMGLPEGTKLMILAPMVRGKKGHHKEVFEAMGRQGFVRARADGELLDLREVSQTKAGSPWKTKTERYQRHTVEAVVDRIVVRPQEGASGGDGEVDELRARVADSIELSLKLADGLVVLAVADDKAEDGWADHLFSENYACALHPECSLEDLEPRLFSFNSPYGACPTCAGLGIRQEFDPELVVPNRELSLEEGAIEAWGVTGTMMKRYYNRLTRRFCKDFGIRASTPFKKLTKRIQRILLEGTNARDEKEFGVSFDGVLPNLEYRFESTDSEWVKHKLAAYLTAKPCPTCHGARLREEALHVFLEVPKDAVDDGLGKKLTDFENGGRNAKVRLLNLSDVTQMTIEQAAHFFDALELSQEGQQIAAPILKEVRARLGFMLSVGLGYLNLSRNTGTLSGGEAQRIRLATQVGSGLVGCCYVLDEPTIGLHQRDNERLIRTLRHLTDIGNTVIVVEHDEYTIRAADYLVDIGPGPGKHGGTVIAHGPTGDVILDPDSLTAKFLRGDEEVHVPDHRRPLDHDKPLRIVGARQNNLNELDVDIPLGGIVTVTGVSGSGKSTLVNQVLLKAAKRKLLGSRIKPGAHDKLLGVGNIDRIIEVDQSPIGRTPRSNPATYTGLFDLIRDLFTKTKEAKIRGYKPGRFSFNVKGGRCEACQGQGTKKIEMHFLPDVFVECDVCKGRRYNRETLEITYRGKNIADVLEMTIEEALGFFEAFGDVTRMLTALNDVGLSYVQLGQPSTTLSGGEAQRVKLATELGKRSTGRTLYILDEPTTGLHFEDVRKLVGVLNRLCDEGNRSAQDGYTDVGGNTIVLIEHNLDVIKCSDWIIDLGPEGGDRGGHLVAQGTPEQVAEVDASHTGQFLRSHLATPV, from the coding sequence GGCCTACGCTCGGCAGTTCCTCGATCAGTTGCAAAAGCCCGATGTGGAGAGCATCGAAGGTCTGCCGCCGACGATCGCGATCGAGCAGCGCGGCAGTTCGCACAACCCGCGATCGACGGTCGCGACGACGACGGAGATCTACGACTACCTGCGTTTGCTGTTTGCTCGCGTCGGGACACCGCGGTGCTGGCACGAAGAGGATTCGGGCAAGCGTTGCGGGCAAGTCATTGAAGCCCAATCCGCGACGCAGATCGTGGACCACGTGATGGGGCTGCCGGAGGGGACAAAGCTGATGATCCTCGCGCCGATGGTGCGGGGGAAGAAGGGGCACCACAAGGAGGTTTTTGAGGCGATGGGCCGGCAGGGGTTCGTGCGGGCGCGGGCCGACGGAGAACTACTGGACCTCCGAGAGGTGTCGCAGACGAAGGCGGGCAGCCCGTGGAAGACGAAGACCGAGCGGTACCAGCGGCACACGGTCGAAGCGGTGGTCGACCGCATCGTCGTGCGGCCTCAGGAAGGAGCTTCTGGGGGGGACGGCGAGGTCGACGAATTGCGGGCAAGGGTCGCGGATTCGATCGAGCTGTCGCTGAAGCTGGCGGATGGGTTAGTGGTTTTGGCGGTGGCGGACGACAAAGCCGAAGACGGATGGGCCGACCACCTGTTCAGCGAGAACTATGCGTGTGCGTTGCACCCCGAGTGTTCTTTGGAGGACTTGGAGCCGCGACTGTTTTCGTTCAATTCGCCGTACGGCGCGTGCCCGACGTGTGCGGGGCTGGGCATCCGGCAGGAGTTCGATCCGGAGCTGGTCGTGCCGAACCGGGAGTTGTCGCTAGAAGAGGGGGCGATCGAGGCGTGGGGCGTGACGGGCACGATGATGAAGCGGTACTACAACCGCCTGACGCGACGGTTCTGCAAGGACTTCGGCATCCGCGCGAGCACGCCGTTCAAAAAGCTGACCAAGCGCATTCAGCGCATTCTGCTCGAAGGCACGAACGCGCGGGACGAAAAGGAGTTCGGCGTCTCGTTCGACGGCGTGCTGCCGAACCTCGAATACCGCTTCGAGAGCACGGACAGCGAGTGGGTCAAGCATAAGTTGGCGGCGTATCTCACCGCCAAGCCGTGCCCGACGTGCCACGGGGCTCGGCTGCGAGAGGAGGCCCTGCACGTCTTCCTCGAAGTGCCCAAGGACGCCGTGGACGACGGGCTGGGCAAGAAGCTCACGGACTTCGAGAACGGTGGGCGCAACGCGAAAGTGCGGCTGCTGAACCTCAGCGACGTCACGCAGATGACCATCGAGCAGGCGGCACATTTCTTTGATGCTCTGGAGTTGAGCCAGGAAGGCCAGCAGATCGCGGCGCCGATCCTGAAAGAGGTGCGAGCGCGGCTGGGCTTCATGCTTAGCGTCGGGCTCGGCTACCTCAACCTCTCGCGGAACACGGGCACGCTGTCGGGCGGCGAGGCGCAACGCATCCGGCTGGCGACGCAGGTCGGGTCGGGGCTCGTGGGGTGCTGTTACGTGCTCGATGAGCCAACCATCGGGCTGCACCAACGCGACAATGAGCGTCTGATCCGCACCCTGCGACATCTGACCGACATCGGTAACACCGTGATTGTCGTCGAGCACGACGAGTACACGATCCGCGCCGCGGATTATCTCGTGGACATCGGCCCGGGCCCGGGCAAGCACGGCGGCACCGTCATTGCCCACGGCCCGACCGGCGACGTGATCCTCGACCCGGACTCGCTGACCGCCAAGTTCTTGCGCGGCGACGAAGAAGTGCACGTGCCCGACCACCGCCGGCCGCTCGACCACGACAAGCCGCTGCGGATCGTCGGTGCCCGCCAGAACAACCTCAACGAACTCGACGTGGACATCCCGCTGGGCGGGATCGTGACGGTGACCGGCGTGTCGGGTTCGGGCAAGTCGACGCTGGTGAATCAGGTCTTGCTCAAGGCGGCGAAACGCAAACTCCTCGGCTCGCGGATCAAGCCCGGGGCCCACGACAAGCTGCTGGGCGTGGGCAATATCGACCGCATCATCGAGGTGGACCAGTCGCCGATCGGCCGGACGCCGCGGAGCAACCCCGCGACGTACACGGGCCTGTTCGACCTGATCCGTGACCTGTTCACGAAGACCAAGGAGGCAAAGATCCGGGGGTACAAGCCCGGGCGGTTCTCGTTCAACGTCAAAGGCGGGCGGTGCGAGGCGTGCCAAGGCCAGGGCACCAAGAAGATCGAGATGCACTTCCTCCCGGACGTGTTCGTGGAGTGTGACGTGTGCAAGGGCCGGCGGTACAACCGCGAAACGCTGGAGATCACGTACCGGGGCAAGAACATCGCGGACGTGCTGGAGATGACCATCGAGGAAGCGCTCGGCTTCTTTGAGGCGTTCGGAGACGTGACGCGGATGCTCACCGCGCTCAACGACGTCGGGCTCAGCTACGTGCAACTCGGCCAGCCCAGCACGACGCTTTCGGGTGGCGAAGCGCAGCGCGTGAAGCTGGCGACCGAACTCGGCAAACGGTCTACGGGACGGACGCTGTACATCCTCGACGAGCCAACCACGGGGCTTCACTTTGAAGACGTCCGCAAACTCGTCGGCGTGCTCAACCGGCTGTGCGACGAGGGCAACCGCAGCGCCCAGGACGGCTATACCGACGTCGGCGGCAACACGATCGTGCTCATCGAGCACAACCTGGACGTGATCAAGTGCAGCGACTGGATCATCGATCTCGGGCCCGAGGGCGGGGACCGTGGGGGCCATCTCGTCGCCCAAGGCACGCCCGAGCAGGTGGCTGAGGTTGACGCGTCGCACACGGGGCAGTTCTTGCGAAGCCACTTGGCCACGCCGGTCTGA
- the atpC gene encoding ATP synthase F1 subunit epsilon, whose amino-acid sequence MPGPFHCTVVTPEAQVFDEDVSSVVLPAHDGQMGVLALHAPMMVELGSGELTLSKASGGDTKLTIEGGFAQVQDNQLVVLADQATGDGATAE is encoded by the coding sequence ATGCCCGGCCCGTTCCATTGCACCGTCGTCACGCCCGAAGCCCAGGTTTTCGACGAAGACGTTTCTTCGGTCGTGCTGCCCGCCCACGACGGACAAATGGGGGTGCTCGCCCTGCACGCGCCGATGATGGTCGAGCTGGGGTCCGGCGAACTGACGCTGAGCAAGGCGAGCGGCGGCGACACGAAGCTCACTATCGAAGGCGGGTTCGCACAGGTCCAGGACAACCAGCTGGTCGTGCTCGCGGACCAGGCCACCGGCGACGGGGCGACGGCCGAGTAA